The following is a genomic window from Terriglobales bacterium.
CGGCTCACGCAGAATTGCGTGAAAGAGCGCCTCTGGACGGGCAACTGCAGAACAGCAAAGACTTTATGATACGGAACAGCCCGCGGACTGTCAACGCGGGGAGCCTCAAGTCCAACGCCGAGGCGCGGAGGGCGCCGAGGACAGGAAAGGACTAGAATCGCCGCCCATGTGGAGAATGAAACTCGCCTTTTTGCTGCTGATCTTGTGCGCCTTTCTTGCGGGAGCGCAGGATAACAGCAGCATGGCGACCCTACGGGAGCAGTATGTCAGCAAGATGGGCAAACTGCGAACCCCCGCTGTGGGGGAGCGGCTTGTTTTCTCTGCGGATGGCGCTCTGACGGCAGGAGAGCCAGGACCATGGAGCACCGCGGGTCACGTCACCATCCGGGCCCTCTCCGCCAACGAAAACACGGTCTTCATCGAGGGCGAGAGGGCGTTCCTGGTCTACGACACCAAAGAAAAACGCTATCGGGACTTCTTTGAGGTCGTTGGAAACGATGATGTCCGAGGACAGTGTGGGATCCATGGCATCGGCAAGAAGGACCGGGAATGGTTCGAGAAGCAGAAACCCGTCCGCATTGCCGTTTCCTTCGCTGGCGATCCGCGGGCTGTCTTGGAGAAGGTCCTCGAGCTGGACGAAGACCTCCACTGGCCGCCGCCCAAGGAAGCGCCTTCCGCGAACAAGGCCGCAGGTGTAGGCCGTGGAGTCTCTGCTCGGCGGGTCCTATGGTCCCCGAACCCGCGATACACCGATTTCGCGAAGCGAGCGCAACTCCAGGGAACAAGTATCCTCTGGGTCGTCATCGGCCCGGATGGTCTTGTGAAAGACATGAGGGTTCAACGTCCGCTCGGGCTGGCCTCGACGAGGAGGCCATGGAGGCAGTGCGGCAGTGGAAGTTCAAGCCCGCGGAGAAAGACGGCAAGCCCGTCGCGGTGCAAGTGAATGTGGAAGTGAACTTCCGCCTGTACTAGCTACTCGTACGCCAGCGCGTCGATGGGGTCTTTCTGCGCGGCCTTGAAGGCGGGGTAGAGCGCGCCCAGCAGCGCGCCCGAGAGCGCGATGAGCGTCGCCCACAGCAGCCACATCTTCTCGATCTTCACCTGCAGCGTCGGAACGTAGTGCACGATGGTCATGCTGGCGGCAAAGCTCACCAGGATCCCCACCACCACGCCCACCGCCGCCAGCAGGATGGTCTCCCGCAGGATCAACCGGATGATGTAGAGCTTCGACGCGCCCAGCGACTTCAAGATCCCGATCTCGCGCGTCCGCTCCATCACCGCCGTGTACATCGCCTGGAAGATGACGATGAACCCGATGACCACCGCCACGCCCACCACCACCGAGATGAACGCGGACAAGCCGGGCACGTGCTCCGGGGTCATCAGCGACATGAACTCCTGCATCGAGCGGACGACGTACTGCTCCATGCCGGGCAGCGCGTTGATCGAGCGGTGGACTTCGTCGGCGTACTTGGGGTCGTCGAGCTTCACGTAGAAGATGGAAGCCTTGCCCTGCGCGCCGATCAGGTCCTGCAACGTGGTCATGGGGATGAACTTGCGCGCGCCCTTGCCGTGCTCGACGATGCCGCAGATGTGGAAGTCCTGGTTCAGCACCTTCACCGTGTCGCCGACCTTCAGCCGCTTGCTGGAGGCGAAGATGTCGTCGACGATGATGTCGTTGGGCTTCTGGAAGGGCCCGCCGGAGAGAAAGTGGAACTGCCCACCGATGTTCTCGAAGGCGTCGGCCTTGTCGCCGAAGGGCGGCTGCGCCACGCCGTAGATGACTTCCAGGTTGCCGCTGGTGGTGACCTGGGTGATGACCGGCACGGCCGCGGTGATGTGCGGGACCTTCTCGCGCAGCACGTTCGCCACTTTTTGCGATACGGGCGCGCCGGAGAGCGCGGTGAAGTTGCTCGACCCCGGCGGCTGCACCATCAGGTCGGCCCCGATGCCTTTCTGGCGCTCGGCCGCGTCCTTCAACATGCCGAGCGCGAAGCTCACGATCACCAGGATGAGCGTGACTTCCACCGCCACCGCCACGATCGAGATGATCGAGCGCAGCGGACGATGCACCAGGTTCGCGACCACCATGCGGTTCATGGCCATATGCGCAAGGGAAGAGGATAACAGGTGACAGAGCAGCAATAAGCGATAAGCAATAAGCGATAAGCCAAGCCGGCCGCCAAAATCGCTTATTGCTTACCGCTTATTGCTTATTGCTTCCATTGGGTTGGTTCAGGGCCGTCGGCGTGGGCGGCTGCTGGTCCATGCGCACCAGCTGCGAGCCCGGGGGCTGCGGCAGCTCGAACTGGTCGTCGCGCAGCTTCTGGTTGAGCGTCAGCTTCACCAGCTTGAGGCGCACGGTGTACTCCTCCTGCGGCCGGAAGATGGTGATGACCGAGGGGAAGAGCAGGCTGTCGTAGATCTGGAAGTCGTCGTAGCGCGCGTCGGTGGCGACGTTGCCGTTCTTGTCGTAGACGATCTGGCGGTGCGGCTGCAGGTCGTCGCGCGTGAACACGATCTTGCGCGAGAGGTACCAATGGCCGTCCTCGGAGCGCCGCGTCACGATGATGGTGTAGCTCGGCATCTCGAGCGGCTTCTTCTTCTCGTCGAGCACGGTCTCGCTCGTGCTCTCCAGCACCGCGACCTCGTTCTTAGGGTCGATCTCGCGCAGCAGCAGCGCGTCGAAGATGTGCTGCGGCCGCAGGTTCTCCATCGGCTGCTTGGGATTGGCGCGGATCACGTCGTTGCGCCCCACGATGAACTTGTTCTTCGCCGGGATGGACATGCGGAAGCTCTCGCCGTCGGAGACCATGTCGAACATCCGGTTGCGGACGACCGGGAAGAGCCCGATCATGCGCAGCATCTGCGGCTTGCGCACCAGGACGTAGCCGCGGATCTCGGAGTAGTCGGTGACCTTGCCCTTCTTCTCGCCGCCGGCGGAGGCGCCGATGTCCACCGTCGCGTTCATCGACGAGACCTTCTCGGCCTCGGCGTTGATGCGCTCCACCAGCTGGTCGCGGGTGGCGTCTTTCAGGTTGCCGGCGACCGGGCGCGGCTTGACCTCGCGCGTGCGGAACAGACACCCGCCCAACGGCAGCAGCGCGAGCAGCGCCAGCAACGACCACAACGTTCGGGTGGGGAGATTCATTCTCTCAATGGTTGGATGACGGCG
Proteins encoded in this region:
- a CDS encoding energy transducer TonB, which encodes MATLREQYVSKMGKLRTPAVGERLVFSADGALTAGEPGPWSTAGHVTIRALSANENTVFIEGERAFLVYDTKEKRYRDFFEVVGNDDVRGQCGIHGIGKKDREWFEKQKPVRIAVSFAGDPRAVLEKVLELDEDLHWPPPKEAPSANKAAGVGRGVSARRVLWSPNPRYTDFAKRAQLQGTSILWVVIGPDGLVKDMRVQRPLGLASTRRPWRQCGSGSSSPRRKTASPSRCK
- a CDS encoding FtsX-like permease family protein: MAMNRMVVANLVHRPLRSIISIVAVAVEVTLILVIVSFALGMLKDAAERQKGIGADLMVQPPGSSNFTALSGAPVSQKVANVLREKVPHITAAVPVITQVTTSGNLEVIYGVAQPPFGDKADAFENIGGQFHFLSGGPFQKPNDIIVDDIFASSKRLKVGDTVKVLNQDFHICGIVEHGKGARKFIPMTTLQDLIGAQGKASIFYVKLDDPKYADEVHRSINALPGMEQYVVRSMQEFMSLMTPEHVPGLSAFISVVVGVAVVIGFIVIFQAMYTAVMERTREIGILKSLGASKLYIIRLILRETILLAAVGVVVGILVSFAASMTIVHYVPTLQVKIEKMWLLWATLIALSGALLGALYPAFKAAQKDPIDALAYE
- a CDS encoding DUF4292 domain-containing protein, which encodes MNLPTRTLWSLLALLALLPLGGCLFRTREVKPRPVAGNLKDATRDQLVERINAEAEKVSSMNATVDIGASAGGEKKGKVTDYSEIRGYVLVRKPQMLRMIGLFPVVRNRMFDMVSDGESFRMSIPAKNKFIVGRNDVIRANPKQPMENLRPQHIFDALLLREIDPKNEVAVLESTSETVLDEKKKPLEMPSYTIIVTRRSEDGHWYLSRKIVFTRDDLQPHRQIVYDKNGNVATDARYDDFQIYDSLLFPSVITIFRPQEEYTVRLKLVKLTLNQKLRDDQFELPQPPGSQLVRMDQQPPTPTALNQPNGSNKQ